The following coding sequences lie in one Spinacia oleracea cultivar Varoflay chromosome 1, BTI_SOV_V1, whole genome shotgun sequence genomic window:
- the LOC110784499 gene encoding uncharacterized protein, giving the protein MASSIPASNALTFSFLHKRTQFLTPSITHYKLHTPNPLPPLTLQKGTPHFSLNPLFLSPPSTLRAPATKNSENTLINNELNVTNIGEKPLKTVLWVLFWTSVSLAVFAFSKDAKAAVVSVVASDSSIKASSFGVKVASFMRGSGWADEVIVFALATLPVIELRGAIPVGYWMQLKPTSLTVLSILGNMVPVPFILLYLKKFANFLAGKNRTASRFLDMLFERAKEKAGPVEEFQWLGLMLFVAVPFPGTGAWTGAIIASVLDMPFWPAITANFFGVVGAGLLVNLLVNLGLKYAIITGVILFIVSTFMWNVLRSLKKSLN; this is encoded by the exons ATGGCGTCCAGTATCCCAGCAAGCAACGCCCTTACCTTCTCTTTCCTCCATAAACGAACCCAATTCCTCACGCCCTCAATAACCCACTACAAACTTCACACCCCTAACCCACTCCCTCCTCTAACCCTCCAAAAGGGCACTCCCCATTTCTCCCTTAaccctctttttctctctcctccctccacCCTAAGGGCACCCGCAACAAAGAATTCAGAAAATACACTAATAAACAACGAATTAAATGTCACAAATATTGGGGAAAAACCCTTAAAAACAGTTTTGTGGGTGTTGTTTTGGACATCCGTTTCTCTTGCTGTTTTCGCCTTCTCTAAAGATGCCAAGGCAGCTGTTGTTTCCGTTGTTGCCAGTGATTCTTCCATTAAAGCTTCGAGCTTTGGTGTTAAAGTTGCGAGCTTTATGAGGGGTTCTGGTTGGGCTGATGAAGTGATTGTTTTTGCTCTTGCTACTCTTCCTGTGATTGAGCTTCGTGGGGCTATTCCTGTTGGTTATTGGATGCAACTTAAACCTACTTCGCTCACTGTCTTATCCATTTTGGG GAACATGGTCCCGGTTCCTTTCATTCTACTTTACTTGAAGAAGTTTGCGAATTTTCTTGCTGGGAAGAACCGCACAGCATCAAGATTTCTGGACATGTTATTCGAGAGAGCCAAGGAGAAGGCTGGCCCGGTGGAAGAGTTCCAATGGCTGGGTTTGATGTTATTTGTTGCAGTGCCTTTTCCTGGTACTGGAGCGTGGACTGGTGCTATCATTGCTTCAGTGCTGGACATGCCATTCTGGCCTGCTATAACAGCAAATTTCTTCGGTGTGGTTGGTGCTGGACTTCTTGTCAATTTGCTAGTGAACCTTGGTCTCAAGTATGCTATTATAACCGGTGTTATCCTATTTATTGTTTCAACATTTATGTGGAATGTGCTTCGGAGTCTTAAAAAGTCTCTGAACTAA
- the LOC110784500 gene encoding uncharacterized protein At1g27050 gives MSRKRDKPYNNSRHVPYSYPKRRRPMPPPPPPLVEEPPKEKPAPPPAVVVIGLQDGCSVLDLKSRLEIYGPISRIRIDQQGVGFISFRSKSAADSAISASLDPSFGISIDSHRVQVMWASEMNGEAGVGEERERKSRNESVSPNANTSKLLKGEAPLSRHGRGNRLSSAIVNPNASSSTSSVLDAPFKAREIVAYDDLF, from the exons ATGAGCCGAAAGAGAGATAAACCCTACAATAACTCCCGCCATGTCCCATACTCCTACCCAAAGCGGCGCCGCCCtatgccgccaccaccacctcctCTGGTAGAAGAACCACCCAAAGAAAAACCAGCCCCACCACCAGCAGTTGTGGTGATTGGGCTCCAAGATGGCTGCTCAGTGTTGGACCTCAAGTCTAGGTTAGAAATATACGGGCCCATATCTCGGATCCGGATAGACCAACAAGGTGTCGGCTTTATCTCTTTCCGGTCTAAATCCGCCGCTGATTCAGCAATCTCCGCCTCCCTTGACCCCTCCTTCGGCATTTCCATCGACTCCCACCGc GTACAAGTGATGTGGGCAAGTGAAATGAATGGAGAAGCAGGAGTTGGGGAGGAAAGGGAGAGAAAGAGTCGGAATGAGAGTGTGAGCCCGAATGCAAACACGTcgaagctgttgaagggggaGGCGCCATTGAGTAGACATGGAAGGGGGAATAGGTTGAGTTCAGCCATTGTTAACCCCAATGCTAGCAGTAGTACTAGTTCTGTGTTGGATGCCCCATTTAAGGCCAGAGAAATTGTTGCTTATGATGATCTCTTTTAG
- the LOC110784494 gene encoding ultraviolet-B receptor UVR8 isoform X2, with the protein MEERERVLKNQKKTEQEEHEQEKDIEPKQQELWSWGAGTEGQLGTGNLKDELTPQLLINLSNSLSSFAPISVLSCGGAHVIALTSGGKVLSWGRGSSGQLGHDQIMPNCSFPKLVASLSSFNISHVSAGWNHSGFVSDSGCLFTCGDGSFGQLGHGDFKSYSSPIEVSFFNSKHVEQVACGMRHSLVLSKGDKVMYGFGSGKRGQLGISEDKIKLVSVPVVCSGFENAEVVDILANGDQSAALSADGRLYTWGRGFSSSSSNVCIPQSIPSAFSFEQAALGWNHALVLTSEGEVFMLGGSHHGVLSEPQKMTRHNNSSDEPSLSKVCGLVGKKVVHIAAGAEHSAIVTENGQVYTWGWGEHGQLGLDSTSDHTAPQLVLPEDRSLISRVYCGSGFTFALKTHT; encoded by the exons ATGGAAGAACGAGAAAGAGTGCTCAAAAACCAGAAAAAGACCGAACAAgaagaacacgaacaagaaaAGGATATAGAACCAAAGCAACAAGAGCTATGGAGTTGGGGGGCAGGAACAGAAGGACAACTTGGAACTGGCAACTTAAAAGACGAACTTACCCCTCAACTTCTCATCAACCTCtccaattctctctcctcattcgcCCCAATCTCTGTCCTCTCTTGCGGTGGTGCCCATGTCATTGCTCTCACTTCTG GTGGGAAGGTGCTGAGTTGGGGTAGAGGATCATCTGGGCAATTGGGTCATGATCAGATTATGCCTAATTGCTCGTTCCCTAAACTTGTTGCTTCATTGTCAAGCTTCAATATTTCCCATGTTTCTGCTGGTTGGAATCACTCTGGTTTTGTTTCAG ATTCTGGATGCCTCTTCACTTGTGGGGATGGCTCGTTTGGTCAGTTGGGCCATGGAGATTTTAAGTCCTACAGTTCCCCAATCGAAGTTTCATTTTTCAACTCTAAGCACGTTGAGCAGGTAGCTTGTGGCATGCGACATTCATTGGTACTATCAAAAG GAGACAAGGTCATGTATGGATTTGGATCCGGCAAGCGCGGTCAGTTGGGTATTTCTGAGGATAAAATAAAGCTGGTGAGTGTTCCTGTGGTATGTTCTGGATTTGAAAATGCTGAAGTGGTGGACATTCTTGCAAATGGAGATCAAAGTGCTGCATTGTCAG CTGATGGCCGTCTTTACACTTGGGGAAGAGGTTTCAGCAGTAGCAGTTCGAACGTTTGTATTCCTCAGTCTATACCCTCGGCTTTTAGCTTTGAGCAAGCTGCTCTTGGTTGGAATCACGCCTTGGTATTAACaa GCGAAGGAGAAGTCTTTATGCTTGGAGGCAGTCACCACGGAGTGCTCAGTGAACCTCAAAAGATGACCCGCCATAATAATTCATCTG ATGAACCGAGTCTGTCAAAAGTATGTGGCCTCGTTGGGAAGAAAGTTGTACATATTGCAGCTGGAGCTGAGCACTCAGCTATAGTGACAG AAAATGGACAAGTATACACTTGGGGTTGGGGCGAACATGGTCAGCTTGGTTTGGATAGTACAAGTGATCACACTGCTCCCCAGTTGGTTCTACCTGAAGATAGAAGCCTGATATCGAGGGTTTACTGTGGAAGTGGCTTCACTTTTGCTCTTAAGACTCACACTTGA
- the LOC110784494 gene encoding ultraviolet-B receptor UVR8 isoform X1, which yields MEERERVLKNQKKTEQEEHEQEKDIEPKQQELWSWGAGTEGQLGTGNLKDELTPQLLINLSNSLSSFAPISVLSCGGAHVIALTSGGKVLSWGRGSSGQLGHDQIMPNCSFPKLVASLSSFNISHVSAGWNHSGFVSDSGCLFTCGDGSFGQLGHGDFKSYSSPIEVSFFNSKHVEQVACGMRHSLVLSKGNSGDKVMYGFGSGKRGQLGISEDKIKLVSVPVVCSGFENAEVVDILANGDQSAALSADGRLYTWGRGFSSSSSNVCIPQSIPSAFSFEQAALGWNHALVLTSEGEVFMLGGSHHGVLSEPQKMTRHNNSSDEPSLSKVCGLVGKKVVHIAAGAEHSAIVTENGQVYTWGWGEHGQLGLDSTSDHTAPQLVLPEDRSLISRVYCGSGFTFALKTHT from the exons ATGGAAGAACGAGAAAGAGTGCTCAAAAACCAGAAAAAGACCGAACAAgaagaacacgaacaagaaaAGGATATAGAACCAAAGCAACAAGAGCTATGGAGTTGGGGGGCAGGAACAGAAGGACAACTTGGAACTGGCAACTTAAAAGACGAACTTACCCCTCAACTTCTCATCAACCTCtccaattctctctcctcattcgcCCCAATCTCTGTCCTCTCTTGCGGTGGTGCCCATGTCATTGCTCTCACTTCTG GTGGGAAGGTGCTGAGTTGGGGTAGAGGATCATCTGGGCAATTGGGTCATGATCAGATTATGCCTAATTGCTCGTTCCCTAAACTTGTTGCTTCATTGTCAAGCTTCAATATTTCCCATGTTTCTGCTGGTTGGAATCACTCTGGTTTTGTTTCAG ATTCTGGATGCCTCTTCACTTGTGGGGATGGCTCGTTTGGTCAGTTGGGCCATGGAGATTTTAAGTCCTACAGTTCCCCAATCGAAGTTTCATTTTTCAACTCTAAGCACGTTGAGCAGGTAGCTTGTGGCATGCGACATTCATTGGTACTATCAAAAG GCAATTCAGGAGACAAGGTCATGTATGGATTTGGATCCGGCAAGCGCGGTCAGTTGGGTATTTCTGAGGATAAAATAAAGCTGGTGAGTGTTCCTGTGGTATGTTCTGGATTTGAAAATGCTGAAGTGGTGGACATTCTTGCAAATGGAGATCAAAGTGCTGCATTGTCAG CTGATGGCCGTCTTTACACTTGGGGAAGAGGTTTCAGCAGTAGCAGTTCGAACGTTTGTATTCCTCAGTCTATACCCTCGGCTTTTAGCTTTGAGCAAGCTGCTCTTGGTTGGAATCACGCCTTGGTATTAACaa GCGAAGGAGAAGTCTTTATGCTTGGAGGCAGTCACCACGGAGTGCTCAGTGAACCTCAAAAGATGACCCGCCATAATAATTCATCTG ATGAACCGAGTCTGTCAAAAGTATGTGGCCTCGTTGGGAAGAAAGTTGTACATATTGCAGCTGGAGCTGAGCACTCAGCTATAGTGACAG AAAATGGACAAGTATACACTTGGGGTTGGGGCGAACATGGTCAGCTTGGTTTGGATAGTACAAGTGATCACACTGCTCCCCAGTTGGTTCTACCTGAAGATAGAAGCCTGATATCGAGGGTTTACTGTGGAAGTGGCTTCACTTTTGCTCTTAAGACTCACACTTGA